In Acinetobacter sp. TGL-Y2, a genomic segment contains:
- a CDS encoding LysR family transcriptional regulator, whose product MNLFHENQHLDLGFFPHIDINLYPLFIAVFEHHSMSQAADILCISQSAASHAIQRLRRQMNDDLFIRSGQKMRPTPFAEQIYPVIKTALLSLQNVLKQQYSFEPSMVGSLKIAVHDEIEPIIFPKLIQHFQTLNLDIQFLSIKLNRKTVEADLATQQIDFAIDLEQDLGAKLQFQTLVSDQFMLCTRQPNMDLKRYLASPHIGVSSRRTGVLIEDLYLNKQQLSRQIFLRCQHYSTALQILQQHADAILTIPNSILNHLEVPEHLNIFDLPISLPQMNMGMYWHQNLNGNLRHHFLKEQIKLIFA is encoded by the coding sequence ATGAATCTATTTCATGAAAATCAACATTTAGATCTGGGATTTTTTCCACACATCGATATCAATCTATATCCTTTGTTTATCGCAGTTTTTGAACATCACAGTATGAGTCAGGCGGCAGATATTTTATGCATTAGCCAATCTGCTGCAAGCCATGCCATACAACGTTTAAGACGACAAATGAATGATGATTTATTTATCCGTTCTGGACAGAAAATGCGCCCTACACCTTTTGCGGAACAGATCTATCCCGTGATTAAAACTGCACTGCTCTCCCTGCAAAATGTTTTAAAGCAACAATACTCCTTTGAACCAAGTATGGTCGGAAGTTTAAAAATAGCAGTGCATGATGAAATTGAACCGATTATTTTCCCGAAACTCATTCAACATTTTCAAACACTGAATTTAGATATTCAATTTTTAAGTATTAAACTGAATCGAAAAACGGTTGAGGCAGACCTTGCCACCCAACAGATTGATTTTGCGATCGACCTTGAACAAGATTTAGGTGCGAAGCTGCAGTTTCAAACATTGGTTAGCGACCAATTTATGCTGTGTACTCGGCAGCCCAATATGGATTTAAAACGTTATTTAGCTTCACCCCATATTGGGGTGTCTTCTCGAAGAACTGGTGTGTTAATTGAGGATCTTTATTTAAATAAGCAACAGCTGTCTCGTCAGATTTTTCTAAGATGTCAGCATTACTCCACTGCTTTACAAATTTTGCAGCAACATGCTGACGCAATTTTAACGATTCCCAACAGTATTTTGAATCATTTAGAGGTTCCAGAACATTTAAACATTTTTGATCTGCCTATTTCGCTGCCGCAAATGAATATGGGGATGTATTGGCATCAAAATTTAAATGGAAATTTAAGGCATCATTTTTTAAAAGAACAAATAAAATTAATTTTTGCTTAG
- a CDS encoding thermonuclease family protein translates to MLSNLPASWLICIGMVLCLILLLLIRKIRLVLIAYFNPYEKGKTYWCKVIAVSDGDTLTCYRLNLRRSETKLRFAYVDAPESSQSYGAESQRLVKKMVYRKLVRVKITDIDRYGRCVGVVYRFRRNMNEELVKRGAAWVYEEYIKDPKQRKHLLSLQEKAKKSKKGLWRTSRPVRPSVYRKAGK, encoded by the coding sequence ATGTTGTCAAATTTACCTGCAAGCTGGCTCATCTGTATCGGCATGGTGTTATGCCTGATTTTATTGTTATTGATTCGAAAAATTCGACTCGTCCTGATTGCCTATTTTAATCCTTATGAAAAAGGTAAAACCTATTGGTGCAAAGTCATTGCGGTCAGCGATGGTGATACCCTCACCTGCTATCGTTTGAATCTACGGCGCTCTGAAACCAAGTTACGTTTTGCTTATGTAGATGCACCCGAATCATCACAAAGCTACGGCGCCGAATCACAGCGCTTGGTCAAAAAAATGGTGTATCGCAAGCTAGTGCGCGTGAAAATTACCGATATTGATCGTTATGGTCGTTGTGTCGGCGTGGTTTATCGCTTCAGACGCAATATGAACGAAGAATTGGTCAAACGTGGTGCTGCATGGGTCTATGAAGAATACATTAAAGATCCTAAACAGCGTAAACACCTACTCTCCTTACAAGAGAAAGCTAAAAAGAGCAAAAAAGGATTATGGCGTACAAGTCGACCTGTGCGTCCAAGCGTCTATCGTAAAGCAGGCAAATAA
- a CDS encoding MarR family winged helix-turn-helix transcriptional regulator, with the protein MPSPLKFRTLLLRCSRLISDECNLILLPHQLNYSLWQVLYVIQEQSEITSIDLAKYLNVSKPSIAKRVHTLLQLDLLEQVFTEDKRQKKLKLSKQGQSLFETCSQKIDQFEQRLLVHINPNDLKQSSETLSQLLYQLEYQSQGADA; encoded by the coding sequence ATGCCATCTCCTCTAAAATTTCGTACTCTATTGCTGCGTTGTTCTCGTTTAATCAGTGACGAGTGCAACCTTATTTTACTGCCCCATCAGTTAAATTATTCGTTGTGGCAAGTGCTTTATGTGATTCAGGAGCAATCTGAAATCACCTCGATTGATCTTGCAAAGTATCTGAATGTGTCAAAACCTTCGATCGCTAAGCGTGTGCATACACTGTTGCAACTGGATTTGTTGGAGCAGGTTTTTACTGAAGATAAACGTCAAAAGAAATTGAAATTGTCTAAACAAGGTCAAAGCCTGTTTGAAACTTGCTCCCAAAAAATCGATCAATTTGAACAGCGACTTCTTGTTCATATAAATCCTAACGATCTTAAACAAAGCTCAGAAACGTTGAGCCAACTTTTGTATCAACTTGAATATCAATCTCAGGGAGCTGACGCATGA
- a CDS encoding MFS transporter → MKDRSAPLWTRNFILVSLINFQLVLTFYLLVVVIVGYAMAELSASTAQAGLISGLFIVGTLIGRLLVGKFLAHFGRRTTMIVGLVGFFLFSLLYFIHMSVGALLFVRFMHGFMMGIAATVFGTVIAQILPASRRGEGIGYFSMSSTLGTAIGPFLAIWMMLHVGYNAIFMLSSAVALCCLLVSLYIRVPNIPQASQSLDSQVPVTKPSFISQYIEKNAIPISLIMLFASIFYSGVLSFINFYAKDIDLVQAASFFFLMYAIAILISRPITGPLMDRKGENIIMYPAFIIMAIAFFLLSIAQTPTMLLICAGLLGLGYGNIQSICQTVAVKSTSLERMGFATSTYFIFLDAGLGFGPYFLGMTLDFISYQQLYLYSAIGSLACIGLYYLLHGRHTAKVNSAAV, encoded by the coding sequence ATGAAAGACCGTTCTGCACCGCTTTGGACTCGCAATTTCATTTTGGTCAGCCTCATCAACTTTCAATTGGTTCTGACCTTTTATTTGTTGGTTGTGGTGATTGTCGGCTATGCCATGGCAGAACTCAGCGCCAGTACCGCTCAAGCAGGCTTAATTTCGGGTTTATTCATTGTCGGTACATTAATTGGACGCTTATTGGTCGGGAAATTTCTCGCACACTTTGGGCGTAGAACCACCATGATTGTGGGGCTAGTAGGTTTTTTTCTATTTTCACTGCTTTATTTTATCCATATGAGCGTGGGCGCACTGTTGTTCGTACGCTTTATGCATGGCTTTATGATGGGTATTGCAGCAACCGTCTTCGGCACCGTCATCGCACAAATTTTACCTGCCAGCCGCCGCGGTGAAGGGATCGGATATTTTAGTATGAGCAGCACGCTAGGAACGGCAATTGGACCATTTCTTGCGATTTGGATGATGCTGCATGTCGGTTATAACGCAATCTTTATGTTATCCAGTGCTGTTGCGCTCTGCTGTCTACTGGTTTCACTGTATATTCGTGTACCTAATATTCCACAGGCATCTCAAAGCTTGGACAGCCAAGTGCCTGTGACCAAGCCAAGTTTCATCTCTCAATATATTGAAAAGAATGCGATTCCAATTTCTTTGATTATGTTATTTGCCTCTATTTTTTACTCAGGTGTATTGTCGTTTATCAATTTTTACGCCAAAGACATTGATTTGGTTCAAGCTGCTTCATTCTTCTTTTTGATGTACGCGATTGCAATTTTGATTTCTCGCCCGATTACTGGTCCTCTCATGGATCGTAAAGGTGAAAATATCATTATGTATCCCGCATTCATTATTATGGCAATTGCTTTCTTTTTACTGAGCATTGCACAAACCCCGACCATGCTGTTAATTTGCGCAGGTTTACTCGGTTTAGGGTATGGCAATATTCAGTCAATCTGCCAAACGGTTGCGGTAAAAAGCACTTCACTTGAACGAATGGGTTTTGCAACCTCCACCTATTTTATTTTCTTAGATGCTGGTTTGGGTTTCGGTCCTTACTTCTTAGGTATGACACTCGATTTTATAAGTTATCAGCAGCTGTATTTATATAGTGCTATAGGAAGTTTAGCCTGTATTGGCTTGTACTATCTATTACATGGTCGTCATACCGCTAAAGTTAATTCTGCGGCTGTTTAG
- a CDS encoding nitroreductase family protein, with protein sequence MSNQFLDLINKRRTIYAIGKNVVQSTEHLTDLIQHAIKQSPSSFNSQSSRAVILFNAEHEKFWGFVKDKLKSYAKDEASAAKTSAKMDSFAAGVGTVLFFEDMDVVTGLQEKFPSYAENFPIWAEHSTAIAQFAVWSALHTDGLGASLQHYNPIVDEQVHAEWDVSAHWKLRAQLVFGSVEAEATEKGYMDDAARFKVFK encoded by the coding sequence ATGTCGAATCAGTTTTTAGATTTAATTAACAAACGCCGTACGATTTATGCCATTGGCAAAAATGTAGTCCAGTCTACAGAGCATTTAACCGATTTAATTCAACATGCCATTAAACAGAGCCCATCATCATTTAACTCACAATCGTCACGTGCAGTGATTTTGTTCAATGCTGAACATGAAAAGTTCTGGGGCTTTGTCAAAGATAAACTGAAGTCTTATGCAAAAGATGAAGCATCTGCGGCTAAAACCAGTGCCAAAATGGATAGTTTTGCGGCGGGTGTGGGAACTGTCTTGTTTTTTGAAGATATGGATGTAGTTACAGGCCTGCAAGAAAAGTTTCCATCTTATGCAGAAAACTTCCCAATTTGGGCTGAGCATTCAACTGCAATTGCACAGTTCGCGGTATGGTCTGCATTGCATACAGATGGCTTAGGTGCATCCCTTCAGCACTATAACCCGATTGTGGATGAACAAGTGCATGCAGAATGGGATGTTTCTGCACACTGGAAATTACGTGCACAATTGGTGTTTGGTTCTGTAGAAGCAGAGGCAACAGAGAAGGGCTACATGGATGATGCAGCACGCTTTAAAGTCTTTAAATAA
- the fumC gene encoding class II fumarate hydratase: MQTRIEHDTMGEVEVPSEAMWGAQTQRSLQNFKIGGERLPRAMIRGMGLVKKAAAITNAELNQIPQELSHYIVGAAEEVIAGKWDDQFPLVVWQTGSGTQSNMNCNEVIANIANQKLGNPLGAQKPVHPNDHVNRAQSTNDSFPTAIHVAASLQINELLIPAVRALRDTLAAKAQAFSSIVKIGRTHLQDATPLTLGQEFSGYVSQLDHGLKRLQYALEGLYELPLGGTAVGTGLNAHPDYAVKSAQQLADLTGLPFVTAPNKFEALAGRDAAVFASGALKTLAASLNKIANDIRWLASGPRCGFGELRIPENEPGSSIMPGKVNPTQSEAMTMVVAQVLGNDTTINVAGASGNFELNVFMPVIAYNLLQSIHLLGDACNSFNEHCAIGIEPNVEKIDYFLHNSLMLVTALNPVIGYENAAKVAKTAYKEGKTLKQVAVELNLVTAEQFDAVVIPENMVSANAK, translated from the coding sequence ATGCAAACACGTATTGAACATGACACGATGGGTGAGGTAGAAGTACCCAGTGAAGCAATGTGGGGCGCTCAAACACAGCGTAGTTTGCAAAACTTTAAAATTGGTGGTGAGCGCCTACCACGTGCGATGATTCGTGGGATGGGTCTTGTTAAAAAGGCAGCAGCCATCACCAATGCTGAATTGAATCAAATTCCACAAGAGTTGTCTCATTATATCGTAGGTGCCGCTGAAGAAGTCATTGCTGGGAAATGGGATGATCAGTTCCCTCTGGTGGTGTGGCAAACCGGTTCAGGTACGCAAAGCAATATGAACTGCAATGAAGTGATTGCCAACATTGCCAATCAAAAATTGGGAAATCCTTTAGGTGCGCAAAAGCCGGTACATCCGAATGATCATGTCAATCGTGCGCAATCCACCAATGACTCATTTCCGACTGCTATTCATGTGGCTGCGAGCTTACAGATCAATGAATTACTCATTCCAGCAGTCAGGGCCTTACGTGATACCTTAGCGGCTAAAGCTCAAGCATTTTCCAGTATTGTCAAAATCGGTCGTACCCATTTACAAGATGCAACGCCGTTAACCTTAGGGCAAGAGTTCAGTGGTTATGTATCACAGCTTGATCATGGTTTAAAGCGCTTACAGTATGCGCTTGAGGGGCTATATGAGCTACCACTAGGTGGCACAGCCGTGGGTACAGGATTAAATGCGCATCCTGACTATGCAGTCAAATCTGCACAGCAATTGGCAGACTTAACAGGACTGCCATTTGTCACAGCGCCAAATAAGTTTGAAGCTTTAGCGGGTCGTGATGCGGCTGTGTTTGCATCAGGGGCACTAAAAACCCTTGCTGCGAGTTTAAATAAGATTGCCAATGATATTCGCTGGTTGGCCAGTGGTCCACGCTGTGGTTTTGGTGAACTTCGTATTCCTGAAAATGAACCAGGTTCAAGTATTATGCCGGGTAAAGTCAATCCCACTCAAAGCGAAGCCATGACCATGGTGGTGGCGCAAGTCTTAGGGAATGACACCACCATTAATGTGGCGGGTGCCTCAGGGAACTTTGAGCTGAATGTATTTATGCCGGTCATTGCCTATAATTTATTGCAATCGATTCACCTCTTAGGTGACGCTTGCAATAGCTTTAATGAGCACTGTGCGATAGGTATCGAGCCAAATGTTGAAAAGATTGATTACTTCCTGCATAACTCTCTCATGTTAGTGACTGCACTCAATCCTGTGATTGGGTATGAAAATGCAGCCAAGGTGGCCAAGACTGCATATAAAGAAGGTAAAACACTGAAACAGGTTGCTGTTGAATTGAATCTGGTAACTGCTGAGCAGTTTGATGCAGTGGTGATTCCTGAAAATATGGTATCGGCGAATGCAAAGTAG